A stretch of Nocardia fluminea DNA encodes these proteins:
- a CDS encoding FMN-dependent NADH-azoreductase, with protein MAQLLRLDASPRRSRSHTRTLAGEFVARWSASRPDDTVIRRDLGHEPPPHVTEEWIAAAFTTPGERTPRMREALAYSDQVVDELFAADVLVLAVPMYNFGVPAMLKAYIDQIVRVGRTFAFDPEAAAPYTPLVSGKRAFVIVGTGDAGYEMGGPLASMNHVEPYLRTALGFLGIDDVEFVYTGNDEFGGERLQRSLERARNRVAELTTERKAVDVAG; from the coding sequence ATGGCCCAGCTACTTCGACTCGACGCCAGCCCGCGCCGATCGCGCTCCCACACCCGCACGCTGGCCGGGGAGTTCGTCGCGCGCTGGAGCGCGAGCCGACCCGATGACACGGTGATCCGCCGCGACCTCGGCCACGAACCGCCACCGCACGTCACCGAGGAGTGGATCGCCGCCGCCTTCACCACGCCGGGGGAACGCACACCGCGGATGCGCGAGGCCCTCGCCTACAGCGACCAGGTGGTGGACGAGCTGTTCGCCGCCGACGTGCTGGTGCTCGCAGTCCCCATGTACAACTTCGGGGTACCGGCGATGCTGAAGGCCTATATCGACCAGATCGTCCGGGTCGGCCGCACCTTCGCCTTCGATCCCGAGGCCGCGGCACCGTACACACCACTCGTTTCGGGCAAGCGCGCCTTCGTCATCGTCGGGACCGGCGATGCCGGGTACGAGATGGGCGGTCCGCTCGCGAGCATGAATCATGTGGAGCCGTACCTGCGCACGGCTCTGGGTTTCCTCGGCATCGATGACGTCGAGTTCGTCTACACGGGCAACGACGAATTCGGTGGCGAGCGCCTCCAGCGGTCCCTCGAACGCGCCCGCAACCGGGTCGCCGAGCTGACTACTGAGCGTAAGGCCGTCGATGTAGCGGGCTGA
- a CDS encoding winged helix-turn-helix transcriptional regulator, with protein MAQRKRDLDFDCPVEVTLDVIGGKWKGMIVFHLSEGTARFNEMRRAMPHVTQRMLTAQLRELERDNVLTRTVYPEVPPRVEYELTEFGRGLVPIILLMETWGERYREQLRPAG; from the coding sequence ATGGCGCAACGTAAGCGGGATCTCGATTTCGACTGCCCGGTCGAGGTCACCCTGGACGTGATCGGCGGCAAATGGAAGGGCATGATCGTCTTCCATCTGAGCGAGGGGACGGCCCGGTTCAACGAGATGCGCCGCGCCATGCCGCACGTGACTCAGCGGATGCTGACCGCGCAGCTGCGTGAACTCGAGCGCGACAACGTCCTCACCCGCACCGTGTATCCGGAGGTCCCGCCCCGCGTCGAGTACGAACTGACCGAGTTCGGCCGGGGTCTCGTCCCGATCATTCTGCTGATGGAGACCTGGGGCGAGCGGTATCGCGAGCAGCTGCGTCCGGCCGGGTAG